A stretch of the Fundidesulfovibrio soli genome encodes the following:
- a CDS encoding multicopper oxidase family protein: MRRALKDSRLRLAVTTLAWVLTALIPWQFTLSGGLESARAYGFAQSPILTKFIDPLPDIPLATPDPTQPYGPNCDYYTIGIQQFTQVMHSEMPLGTKLRGYVDLTTNPANAPKFGGPLIVAQKGKAVRIKYVNTLPAGNFFLPLDSTLMGGMLPQNAVVVHLHGGFSPWISDGTPHQWFTPDGQRGPSFARVPDMPPPGPGEATYYYTNDQSARLLWYHDHFVAMTRVNPYVGLAAPYLITDNEEQAMITNGILPGYGIPLIVQDKTFVAADIATQDPSWTLNPDWGQTVGSLWYPHVYETNQDPATGAPVPSGRVDYGKWVYPPVANVIEPLPTPSCVPEFFADTPVINGAAYPYREVKPQVYRFRILNGSNARNYNLQLYYEDPSNNGEPVLPGTPVTPLAVAPPTFLQIANESGFLPAYTELNTNPPKQWDGVQWNLWLAPAERADILIDFSGIPDGTRLILYSDMAAPAPMGDPRNDYFTGDPDFSPTGLNMGGAPTTLVGKGPNTRTLMEFRVNSAAADPAFTTTMAAIKAYLADPVTGLPGVYARSQPGPVVPVGTPVNNRSVTVGGFANMIKTLNEEFDDYGRLLQRLGTNQLHYNNQGVFMTGFGYDQQITEKAFAGSSQVWTVVNNTGDVHPIHFHLFSVQVVARTDWAGNSIPIDPNEMGWKETVKMFPGQNTTVAMRFNLPKVPFHLKPSIRPRNGSLPFDRFKNPLVDFGHEYVWHCHILEHEEHDMMRPMSVYRPVYFWWLPLLMGDK; the protein is encoded by the coding sequence ATGCGACGTGCATTGAAAGACAGTCGGTTGAGGCTGGCCGTGACCACCCTGGCTTGGGTCCTGACGGCATTGATTCCCTGGCAGTTCACCTTAAGCGGCGGCCTCGAATCCGCCCGTGCATACGGTTTCGCTCAAAGCCCGATACTCACGAAGTTCATTGACCCGTTGCCCGACATACCCCTCGCCACGCCAGATCCGACGCAGCCCTACGGCCCGAACTGCGACTACTATACGATAGGCATCCAGCAGTTCACGCAGGTCATGCACAGCGAGATGCCGCTGGGCACCAAGCTCCGCGGATATGTGGACCTGACCACCAACCCGGCAAACGCCCCGAAATTCGGCGGGCCGCTCATCGTGGCCCAGAAAGGCAAGGCGGTGCGCATCAAGTACGTCAACACCCTGCCTGCGGGTAATTTCTTCCTGCCTCTGGACAGCACCCTCATGGGCGGGATGCTGCCGCAGAACGCCGTGGTGGTGCACCTTCACGGCGGCTTCAGCCCCTGGATCAGCGACGGCACGCCCCACCAGTGGTTCACGCCCGACGGGCAACGCGGGCCGAGCTTTGCCAGAGTCCCGGACATGCCCCCGCCAGGCCCGGGGGAGGCGACCTATTATTACACCAACGATCAGAGCGCCAGGTTGCTCTGGTATCACGACCACTTCGTGGCCATGACCCGCGTGAACCCCTACGTCGGCTTGGCCGCGCCGTACCTGATCACGGACAATGAAGAACAGGCCATGATCACGAACGGCATCCTGCCTGGCTACGGAATCCCGCTGATCGTTCAGGACAAGACCTTCGTGGCCGCGGACATCGCCACGCAGGACCCGTCCTGGACCCTCAACCCCGACTGGGGCCAGACCGTGGGCTCGCTGTGGTACCCCCATGTCTATGAAACCAACCAGGACCCCGCCACCGGCGCCCCGGTGCCGAGCGGCCGCGTGGATTACGGCAAGTGGGTCTATCCCCCTGTGGCGAACGTGATCGAACCCCTGCCGACCCCCTCGTGCGTGCCCGAGTTCTTCGCCGACACCCCGGTGATCAACGGCGCGGCATACCCCTACCGCGAGGTGAAGCCCCAGGTGTACCGCTTCAGGATCCTCAACGGTTCCAACGCCAGGAACTACAACCTGCAGCTCTACTACGAGGACCCCAGCAACAACGGCGAGCCGGTGCTGCCCGGCACCCCCGTCACGCCGTTGGCCGTGGCCCCGCCGACTTTCCTCCAGATCGCCAACGAATCCGGCTTCCTGCCGGCATACACTGAGCTGAACACCAACCCGCCCAAGCAGTGGGACGGCGTGCAGTGGAACCTCTGGCTGGCCCCTGCGGAGCGCGCCGACATTCTCATCGACTTCTCGGGCATCCCGGACGGAACCCGGCTGATTCTCTATAGCGACATGGCCGCACCCGCCCCCATGGGTGATCCCCGCAACGATTACTTCACGGGCGACCCCGACTTCTCCCCAACGGGCCTGAACATGGGCGGCGCGCCCACGACCCTGGTCGGCAAGGGCCCCAACACCAGGACGCTCATGGAATTCCGGGTGAACAGCGCGGCAGCGGATCCTGCCTTCACCACGACCATGGCGGCCATCAAGGCTTACCTGGCCGACCCTGTCACCGGGCTGCCCGGGGTGTACGCCAGGTCCCAGCCGGGCCCGGTCGTCCCGGTGGGGACTCCGGTGAACAACAGGTCCGTCACGGTGGGCGGCTTCGCCAACATGATCAAGACGCTGAACGAGGAGTTTGACGACTACGGCCGCCTGCTCCAGAGGCTCGGCACCAACCAGCTCCACTACAACAACCAGGGCGTCTTCATGACTGGTTTCGGCTACGACCAGCAGATCACCGAAAAGGCCTTCGCCGGCTCCAGCCAGGTCTGGACGGTGGTCAACAACACCGGCGACGTCCACCCAATCCACTTCCACCTGTTCAGCGTGCAGGTGGTGGCCAGGACGGACTGGGCCGGAAACAGCATCCCCATAGACCCCAACGAGATGGGCTGGAAGGAGACGGTCAAGATGTTCCCCGGCCAGAACACCACCGTGGCCATGCGGTTCAACCTTCCCAAGGTCCCCTTCCATCTCAAGCCCAGCATCCGCCCGAGGAACGGTTCCTTGCCCTTCGACAGGTTCAAGAACCCGCTTGTCGACTTCGGGCACGAATACGTGTGGCACTGCCACATCCTCGAACATGAAGAGCACGACATGATGCGGCCGATGTCGGTGTACCGCCCCGTGTACTTCTGGTGGCTGCCGCTGTTGATGGGCGACAAGTAG
- the lysS gene encoding lysine--tRNA ligase, producing MASQDKPRRRDFKLPVKSDKVERFHPLLEALANRDELNEVLKNRVAKACQLLDGDIPLYPNDFVKTDDIGVTATKYKDADEAALAALAEADPPRTFALAGRIVAHRSFGKVTFFHLQDASGKLQCFATRDELGVDAYSVFKKFDTGDVVGCVGKLFRTQTGELTLGCTEVRLLSKSMRPLPEKYHGLKDVEIRYRQRYVDLIVTPRTAEIFKVRTRIVTELRSFLNERGFVEVETPMMQAIPGGATAKPFLTHHNALDLQLYMRIAPELYLKRLLVGGFEKVYEVGRNFRNEGISTQHNPEFTMCEFYWAYARFDDLMDLTEELFARLAQAVCGSTKVTYQGQEIDLTVGTWQRMNFHESLEKVGGVPPEIYTDYEACKAHVLKHGEKVLKGEKLGKLQAKLFDLFVEPKLIQPHFIYGYPTDISPLSRRNEANPEITDRFELFMTGREMANAFSELNDPVDQRLRFEEQVAEKAAGDDEAHYMDEDYVRALEYGMPPAAGQGIGIDRLVMLLTDSASIREVILFPLLKPEGAATE from the coding sequence TTGGCATCCCAAGACAAGCCCCGCCGCCGCGATTTCAAATTGCCCGTGAAATCGGACAAGGTCGAGCGGTTCCACCCCTTGCTCGAAGCCCTGGCCAACCGCGACGAACTCAACGAAGTTCTCAAAAACCGCGTGGCCAAGGCCTGCCAGCTCCTTGACGGAGACATCCCGCTCTACCCCAACGATTTCGTCAAGACCGACGACATCGGCGTCACCGCGACGAAATACAAGGACGCCGACGAGGCCGCCCTGGCCGCCCTGGCCGAGGCCGACCCGCCGAGGACCTTCGCCCTGGCCGGGCGCATCGTGGCCCACCGCTCCTTCGGCAAGGTGACGTTCTTCCACCTGCAGGATGCCTCCGGTAAGCTGCAGTGCTTCGCCACCCGCGACGAGTTGGGCGTGGACGCCTACTCCGTGTTCAAGAAGTTCGACACCGGCGACGTGGTCGGCTGCGTGGGCAAGCTCTTCCGCACCCAGACCGGCGAGCTGACCCTGGGCTGCACCGAGGTGCGCCTGCTCTCGAAGTCCATGCGCCCGTTGCCCGAGAAATACCACGGCCTCAAGGACGTGGAGATCCGCTACCGCCAGCGCTACGTTGACCTAATCGTCACCCCGCGCACGGCCGAGATCTTCAAGGTCCGCACCCGCATCGTCACCGAGCTGCGCAGCTTCCTCAATGAGAGGGGCTTCGTCGAGGTCGAGACGCCCATGATGCAGGCCATCCCCGGCGGCGCCACGGCCAAGCCGTTCCTGACGCACCACAACGCGCTGGATCTGCAGCTCTACATGCGCATCGCCCCCGAGCTGTACCTCAAGCGCCTCCTGGTGGGCGGGTTCGAGAAGGTCTACGAGGTGGGACGCAACTTCCGCAACGAGGGCATCTCCACCCAGCACAACCCCGAATTCACCATGTGCGAGTTCTACTGGGCCTACGCCCGGTTCGACGACCTCATGGACCTCACCGAGGAGCTTTTCGCCCGCCTGGCGCAGGCGGTGTGCGGCTCCACCAAGGTGACCTACCAGGGCCAGGAGATCGACCTCACCGTGGGCACGTGGCAGCGCATGAACTTCCACGAATCCCTGGAGAAGGTCGGCGGCGTGCCCCCCGAGATCTACACCGACTACGAGGCCTGCAAGGCCCACGTGCTCAAGCACGGCGAGAAGGTGCTCAAGGGCGAGAAGCTGGGCAAGCTCCAGGCCAAGCTCTTCGACCTCTTCGTGGAGCCCAAGCTCATCCAGCCGCACTTCATCTACGGCTACCCCACGGACATCTCGCCGCTGTCGCGCCGCAACGAGGCCAACCCCGAGATCACGGACCGCTTCGAGCTGTTCATGACCGGGCGCGAGATGGCCAACGCCTTCTCCGAGCTGAACGACCCCGTGGACCAGCGCCTGCGCTTCGAGGAGCAGGTGGCCGAGAAGGCCGCCGGCGACGACGAGGCCCACTACATGGACGAGGACTACGTGCGCGCCCTGGAGTACGGCATGCCCCCGGCGGCGGGGCAGGGCATCGGCATCGACCGGCTGGTGATGCTGCTCACCGACTCGGCCTCCATCCGCGAGGTGATCCTGTTCCCGCTGCTCAAGCCCGAGGGCGCAGCCACAGAATGA
- a CDS encoding FkbM family methyltransferase: protein MISTPRAELERLYEAYKDHPRGKPARIRYMGWTLETPDALSCLYQLKEIVVQGIYDFPCSRRDPVIIDCGANIGVSALHLAARHPEAKLLLFEADPRIAGYLERNLAANGLAHVPVVRRAVWVHDDGVDFVPEGAEGGSVLGVGQGRRVESVRLRAVLERLARVDFLKMDIEGAEAEVLADCAGQLGKVGFAFVECHCWRHLPQNLHSVLALLAGGGFRYYLENIWPGNEPYLSGGGGPAMDVQVNVWARRPVPAQARPEDRPGNPDGGGDAGA, encoded by the coding sequence ATGATCTCCACACCCCGCGCCGAACTGGAGCGCCTTTACGAGGCCTACAAGGATCACCCCCGCGGCAAGCCCGCGCGCATCCGCTACATGGGCTGGACCCTGGAGACCCCCGACGCCCTGAGCTGCCTCTACCAGCTCAAGGAGATCGTGGTGCAGGGCATCTACGACTTCCCGTGCTCCCGGCGCGATCCGGTCATCATCGACTGCGGGGCCAACATCGGCGTGAGCGCACTGCACCTGGCCGCCCGCCATCCCGAAGCCAAACTGCTGCTCTTCGAGGCGGACCCGCGCATCGCGGGCTACCTGGAGCGCAACCTGGCCGCCAACGGCCTTGCCCACGTGCCCGTTGTCCGCAGGGCCGTGTGGGTTCACGATGACGGCGTGGACTTCGTGCCCGAGGGTGCGGAGGGCGGCTCCGTGCTCGGCGTGGGCCAGGGGCGGCGGGTGGAGTCGGTGCGCCTGCGCGCCGTGCTGGAGCGGCTTGCGCGGGTGGATTTCCTGAAGATGGACATCGAGGGCGCGGAAGCCGAGGTGTTGGCGGATTGCGCCGGGCAGTTGGGCAAGGTGGGCTTCGCCTTTGTGGAGTGCCACTGCTGGCGGCACCTGCCCCAGAACCTGCACTCCGTGTTGGCCCTGCTGGCCGGGGGAGGCTTCCGCTACTACCTGGAGAACATCTGGCCCGGAAACGAGCCCTACCTGAGCGGGGGGGGAGGGCCGGCCATGGACGTGCAGGTCAACGTCTGGGCCAGGCGTCCGGTTCCGGCCCAGGCCCGGCCTGAAGACCGGCCAGGGAACCCGGACGGAGGCGGCGATGCAGGAGCATGA
- a CDS encoding sulfite exporter TauE/SafE family protein, with translation MQEHDLLTALGFIALGLGTGAFGTLIGAGGGFILMPVLLMLFPHDDPALLTAISLAVVFANAASGTEAYAVMKRVDYASGWRFALAATPGAVLGALSTHAFPRRAFDVLFGALLVAGALYLLLRRQLESKGKEACPPNAAHRHLVDSSGETYDYCFNMKTGLRISVGVGFLSSLLGIGGGIIHVPAMVCVLGFPVHVATATSHFVLACMALAGTLTHVFTGSFHEGVQRTIYLAIGVLAGAQVGAHLSRRINAAWIMKSLAVALALAGLRILMQGAGAG, from the coding sequence ATGCAGGAGCATGACCTGTTGACGGCCCTGGGTTTCATCGCCCTGGGCCTGGGCACCGGCGCCTTCGGGACCCTCATCGGCGCGGGCGGGGGCTTCATCCTCATGCCCGTGCTGCTGATGCTCTTTCCCCACGACGATCCGGCCCTGCTGACAGCAATTTCCTTGGCCGTGGTCTTCGCCAACGCGGCCTCCGGCACCGAGGCCTACGCCGTGATGAAGCGCGTGGACTACGCCTCGGGCTGGCGCTTCGCCCTGGCGGCCACGCCCGGGGCCGTGCTCGGGGCGCTCTCCACGCACGCCTTCCCGCGCAGGGCCTTCGACGTGCTGTTCGGGGCGCTGCTGGTGGCAGGGGCGCTCTACCTGCTGCTGCGCCGCCAACTGGAAAGCAAGGGCAAGGAGGCCTGCCCGCCGAACGCGGCGCACAGGCACCTGGTGGACAGCTCCGGCGAGACCTACGACTACTGCTTCAACATGAAGACGGGCCTGCGCATCAGCGTCGGGGTCGGTTTTCTCTCCAGCCTGTTGGGCATCGGCGGCGGGATCATCCATGTCCCGGCCATGGTCTGCGTGCTGGGCTTCCCGGTGCACGTGGCCACGGCCACCTCGCACTTCGTGCTGGCCTGCATGGCCCTTGCTGGCACCCTGACACACGTGTTCACCGGATCGTTCCACGAGGGAGTCCAACGCACCATCTACCTGGCCATAGGCGTGCTGGCCGGGGCGCAGGTGGGCGCGCACCTCTCGCGGCGCATCAACGCCGCCTGGATCATGAAGAGCCTGGCCGTGGCCCTGGCCCTGGCCGGGCTGCGCATCCTGATGCAGGGGGCGGGCGCGGGCTGA